The uncultured Eubacteriales bacterium region GCCTCCTACCCGTTCACCTGCGCCCCCGAGGATGTGGTCCTCAACCAGCAGAAGATGCAGGATGGCAACTACTACTGCGGCGACGTGATGGTCCGCGGCGCGTACCCCGGCTTTGCCCAGCGCATTTGGGACTCCTGCGGCGCGAAGGTGGAGTTCTACCCCGGCGACGAGGATACCCTGAAGGTCGGCCACGTTGACTTCTACTCCTTTAGCTACTACTCCTCCGGCTGCGTCAGCGCCGACCCTGAGAATAACAAGGATGGCATGATGAACATGATGATGGGCCTTAAAAACCCCTATCTGAAGGCCAGCGACTGGGGCTGGACCATCGACTCGGTGGGCCTGCGGATTTTCCTGGGCGAGATCTACGGCCGCTACAACGTACCCGTCATGGTGGTGGAAAACGGCCTGGGCCAGGACGACGCGGTGGAGGCCGACGGCGCTATCCACGACCCCTACCGCATCGACTACCTCCGCGCCCACGTGGAGGCCATGCGCGACGCGCTGGCCGACGGCGTAGACCTGATGGGCTACACCCCCTGGGGCTGCATCGACCTCATTTCCGCCTCCACCGGTGAGATGAAAAAACGCTATGGCTTTATCTATGTGGACAAGGACAACGACGGGAACGGCACCCTGGAGCGCAGCCGCAAGGACTCCTTCTTCTGGTATAAGAAATGTATCGCGTCTGATGGGACGGAGCTTGACTAAGCCCTCCCATCTGGTGGCCTTCGACCTGGACGGCACCGTCTTCCAGGACGGACGGCCCATGACGCCCCGCGTATCTAACGCTATGGAGGCAGCCCATCAAAAGGGCTGCCTCCTGGCGGTCTCCACCGGTCGGGGGCGGACCATGCTTCCTCCCGAGCTGCTGGCCCGGCCATGGCTCGACTACGCCTCCACCTCCAACGGCGCGCGGGTCTTTCTCTCTCGGACGGGCGAGACCATACGGGAGCGGCCAATGCCCGCTGCGTTGGTCCTCTCCCTCATGGAGGCGTATCCCGGCGCATCCTGGCAGGTCTTTCTGGAGGACATGCCCATCTTCGAGCGGAAGAGCCTGTCCATCGGCCGCTTTCTCCGCAGGGGTAATCTCTCCTTTCGGGAATTGCGGCATTTTCTCTCCAGCTTTCAGTCTGTCCGCAGCGCAGGGGCTCGGCTTAAAAAGCTGGGCTTACCCCCGGTAGAGAAGTGCAACGCCATCTTTCCCACCGAGACCCTCTGCGCCCACGCCCTGGCGGAGCTGACGGCCCGGGGGGACGTGGAGGCCGCCACCACCACCGGGTTTGATATCGAGCTCACCGCCGCAGGAGTCAGCAAGGGCAGCGCCCTGGCCGCCATGGGGGAGCTGCTCGACATCCCCATGGAGCGCATTCTCTCCTTTGGCGACAGCGGGAACGACCTCTCCATGAACCAGACCAGCTTTTTCGTCGCTATGGGTAACGCCTCCCCTGAGGTCAAGGATGCAGCTCACGCCGTCACCGCCCCTGTGGAAGAGGACGGCGTGGCCCTCTACCTGGAAGATTGGCTGCAAACCCTGTAGGGCCGGGGCTTATCCCCTCCGGCACCCACCCCCCCTCATACACATCAAAAAGGCTGACGATTTAGCCGTAGTCCCATAGGGACATTTCCTAAACTACGGCTAAGCAGTGCAGTATTGGGCAGACAGTGAGTTTTCGCTGTCTGCCCTTTGCTGTTTCTAAGCGACTTCTTGTTGCTCTCTTGTGGCAGATTGCTCAATGACATCGTCGAGCAGTCCGATGTAGCGATAATGGATTTGTATTTCTTGCAGTGCTGTTCGTGAGTATTTCTCAGTGCGTTCACCCACAACAATCTTGTCAATAAATCTGTGGAGGATGGTTGCCGTTAGCACATTAATTTCGGTAATCTCCTTGGCTTCCTCGATGAAGGAACTGACATTAGCAACCGAATCCTTCAGCTTTTCCAGTCTGCTTTCCTTTACGGGAATGGTGGACTGGATTTCTTTTTGTTCTGCAAGGTAGTCATCACTTAATTTTCGGAACACCTCATTGGGAATTTTGCCGAGGACATTATCCTCATATAGCCTTTTAAACAGCTTGGTCAATTCCTCGTCACGGTGCTTTAAAGTAGCAATTTCTTTGGTCAGCAAGGTGATTTCCTTCCCCGTTTCCTTGCTGTTTTTCTTTGCCACAACCTCTGCGAACATCAATTCTTGCTGTCTTGCATAATGGGTTACTCGCCTTAAATCATCAAAAACAATTTTTGCAAGCTGATCCTCTTTGATAAAATGTGCGGTGCAGACCTCTTTGCCTTTTTTCTTGTAGGTGCCACACATAAAGTTATACTGAGTTTCTTTCATAGTTTTGGCACGATGCAATACCATTTTTGCTCCGCAGTCCTTACAGTAAACCATACCGGAGAACATATCCTGCTCATCCATATTGGTTCGTCTGCGTTTATTCTGACGAATATCTTGGACGATATCCCATACCTTTTGAGAGATAATAGCAGGGTGGGTATTCTCAAATCTCAACTGTTCTTCCTTTGGCACATCAATTTTCTTTTTGTTTTTAAAGGATTTTGTGGTTGTTTTGAGGTTTATGGTGTGACCCAAATAGACCTCATTTTCAAGAATGTGCCGAATTGTTGTCTGTTCCCATCTGTAGGGATTACTCATATCAGTGGTTGAGGTATACGGCATCCCTTTTGAACACCAATAGTAATTTGGCATAAAAATCTTTTCTTCTATTAGCCTTTTTGCAATTTGACTGGGACCATTACCCTCAACACAGAGCTTGAAGATGTACTTGACTACTTCGGCAGATTCGGGATCAACAACGATTTTACGCTTTGGATCAGCAGGATCTTTCATATAACCGTATGGTGTCCTTGTGCCAACCCTTGCACCGGTTTCAGCTTTTGCCCTGTTGGCTGCACGAATTTTACGGCTACAATCTTTGGCGTAAAGTTCGTTAATTATATTTTTGAACGGGGCAAAATCATCAACTCCATAGCGACTATCAATGTTGTCACCGATTGCAATAAACCTCACATCATAGTTTGGAAATATGATTTCGGTGTATCTGCCTACCTCTAAATACTCTCTGCCAAATCGGCTCATATCCTTGACGATGATGGTTTCAACCTCATCATTTTCTACAAGCTCCATCAGCTCTTTGAAGGCTGGGCGATTGAAATTGGTTCCCGAATATCCGTCATCAAATAGGAATTTTAGATTTTCAAAGCCATTGTCCTTTGCGTATTTTTCTAAAATCAACCTCTGATTGCTGATACTGTTGGATTCTCCTTGGCTGCCATCGTCTTGACTTAGTCTTGCGTATAAAATTGTATATTTTTCAGTTGTCTGTGTCATATTAGCTCCTTTCCGACAAACTGAATACGGTAACACAAACATACCCTATTCAGTGCCACAAGTCTATCTAAATATCATTATTTTTTCATATCTTTTTCGCTGTCTACCAAGGCAAGCAGCTCCTTTGTTGGTGTGGATTTTGGTATCATAGGGAAGATGGATTTCACATAAAAGTTCTTGCCATCGACCACCATTTTTCGCTCGGTAAAACATTCTGTATCACTCATAGTAACAGCTGTATCACGATAAACTGTTCGAACATTTTCGCCATTACTCAGTACCAACGGCATTGTTTCTTCGTAAAATCCTGTGTTCATATTTTCACTTTTCTTCATATATTCAATCTCCTTACATCATGGTCATTGTAAAGCCTTGTTCCTCAACCTGTTCTTCCTCATAGTCGATATAGTTTTCAGGCTCCTGTTTTAACTTTTCTATATAATCGATTACATCTTGGTCATCCAGTTCTTCTTGTGAGTGGCTGTTGGACATTGCCTCAAGCAAAATGTAAACCCCTGCAAACGAAAGTGCTGTAATGGCAGCGAGGCGGGTAATGGTTTCAAGCTCATCATCTTCACTGACACCTTTTTCGAGAAATCTTAGGTTATGCAAAAGCTCATTGGTTAGCTTTTTGCTGGTATTTCTCGGCTTGTAAATCTCCTGTTGTGCCTGTCGGTGGTGTTGATTCTCAAATTGCTTACGTTCATACTCCCAACCACTTTCCTTATCTATTTCTTTTTTCTTCTGTCTGTAATCAAACTCAAGCTCCATATTGACCTTAGAAAATTTGTTACCAAAGAGCCTATCGTCACGACAAGATTTGCCATTTGGACAAGTGTAGGTAATTGTTTTTCGTGTATCTGTCCACTTTACGAAGTAGCCTTGTCGTTCCATATTAAAAATAAAAGCTTCCTTATCAGAGCTTCGTGTCATGGCAAACTCAATGGCTTGTTGAAGCCGGTCTTTCCAGCTATCACCTCGCTGCTGAGCCTTACGCTGAGCACGGCTTGGGGTTTTACTTCTGCCAAAGGTGTAGGTTGGCAGGACTTCCAAGCTATGTGCCATGCAAATTTCATCGGAGGATAATCTCAATTCACGCAAGGTATGCGGTGTCTGATGTAGCTTTTTGCCATGCTCAAAGCTAACAGAATTAATAATAAAGTGGGAGTGAATGTGCGGTGCATCGGTATGCGTGGCTACTAAAACTTCATAGCCGGGATAGTTTTTCTTTGCAAATTCCAATGCAATTTCGTGAGCTTTCTGTGGTGAAATATCTAAGCCCACCTTAAAACTCTGTGTGTAATGATAAAACTGCACTTGATCATTCTTTTTGTATCTCGCCTTGGTTGCGGTAAATTCTGAAAATGCAGTTTCAGCACAGCAGTTAATTCCTGTGATTAGCTGATAATTTTGGTTATTAAAAAGAGTTTTTTCTTTCAGCGATACATACATCATCACGCCACGCATGGTAAATGCGGACTGTTTTTTGTATGGGATATAGTTTACAGTTGCCATTGTTACCTCCCATCGGTGTTGCTGGAATTGGCATAGTTTTTGAACAAATTGTGCAGTCGATTGCCAAATGGGAACGACTTTCTTTCGGAAATTATTTCTTGATTTCCTATAATTTCAGGTTCTGAAACTGGAATAATATCTTCTTCAGCAACAGCTACAACTACTGGTTCTTGTCTACAAAGACTTGCCAGCAAATCATAAATTTCGCCTAACTTCTCCTTGGTTTCAAGTAGATTTATTGCTTCAAAATGTCCCATGTTGACACGGGTGGTTAGCTGATTTAGGTTGTTGCCAATAGCTTTAAGCTGTTTAGAAAATTCATCTAATCCATCTATCACAGTGATTTCTTTTCTGAAAATGCAATGCCTGATATAATCCGACTTGCTCATCTTGGCTCGCTTAGCCATGCGTTTTAGTTCTTGTCGTTCCTTTTCACTGGCTCGAAAGGTTTCAAATTTATCTTTCATGCTATTTATCAACTCCTAACTTTTGGCGGTTCTCAACTCTCGTAAAGTGGGTACGGGCTTCTGCCCGAAAAATGGCGAGTTGCGGGCGTATACACGCCTGCTCTGCTCGCCCCACCTAAGGTGGGGAAAAGCGTAGCCACCACTATACGAATCCACCTTGTAATAACAGAAAAGGGCAATATTTCTGCTGTCTGTGCCTTGCTCAAATTGCTTGCTATCTGCTATGCTTTTGACTCCTTAGTTTCAATAGGCGCAACTACCCTGTGGGATAGTTTGAGCTTGTCCGACCTTGGCTCTCCCTTAGGCAAACAGCTCTCAAAACCAATTCTGGCATTACTACTCTACTGCTTGCCCAATCTCTCTACACAGGGGCAAACTGTGGGCAACGGTTGCGATATTACTCTCCACTGACAGTGCTGACGGCAAAGACGGCAATTCTATGGGGGAGTTTGAAACCGTCATATCGTCATTGCCGTCATAGCAGAGAGAAAATTCTCTGCGTTCAAAGGTTCTGTTTTCAGAATAGTGAATACCGTTTTTACTGAGCTGTTCCATGTGTTTGATGATTTTCTTCTTTAGCACAGCTGGTTGCAGTTCTAATTTCAGAATCTCAACCAGTTCTGTTGCTGTTCCAGTGAATGTAGCAACTGATTTGATATAATCACAGAGAAGTAAAATTTCATCTGGGATAACAAGTTTTTGAATTTCAATGGGTTCTCGTAGCTCCCAAACAAAACTGTCCTTGTTAAATTCCAAAAACAATTCTCTGCTTTCGATATCTCTGCCGGTACAAACAAGAGTAGCAGTTCTTTCAGTGCGTTTATCCTTTTGCAAAACAAAATTGGTATCAGCACCACCTGCAATACCACTGGTGCCTGAAATCATGTTAAGAGGATCAGCATCGGTTGTTTTTCGTAGATGGTGAACAAGAATAATTGCAATCTTATATTTGTCTGCAATTTGTTTCAGTGCATTGATGTCATCGTAATCAGCGGCATAGGGATTGACATTTGCGGAGACGGTTTTGCGAACCTTTTGCAGGGTGTCAATGACAATCAGTCCCGTGTCGGGATGTTCTTTGATGAAATTTTCAATCTGACTTTCCAAGCCGTTGCCGATTGCATTACTCATGATTGCAAAGTGTAATGTGGATGGTGCTTCGTGTGTAATCTCAAACAGTCTGCTTTGGATACGAGCGAAGCTGTCCTCAAGACAGAGATACAGCACCTCGCTTTTTGTTGTTTCAAACTCCCACACTTTTTCGCCCTTTGCCACTTGCAAGCAAATCCAAAGTGACAACCAGCTCTTACCGATTTTCGGTGAGCCTGCTAAGATGTGAAGCCCCTGTGGTATGAAACTGTCTACAATAAATTTCAGAGACTCCATTGGTGTGGTCATTAAAGTTTGTGCGTCCATGGTTTGTAATTTTTCTTTCATTTCTAATTCTCCTTTGTTTTTAAGATTTTTTCCTGTCGTTCTACCTAAAGACCGTTCCTGACCGAGGTTCTCTCCATCGTTTACGTCGCTCACTCTTTTGAGGTCTTGGCAACCGTATCATCTTTAGCCGATCATTCAATTTTCAAAGTTTCTCCCTTTCCGTACTTCCATCCTAACAATTTTTGTGATATGCTTATATCGCGAATTAAAAGAATTGAAATTAGTTGAAATCCATTCTTTGCAAGGTGGTGAATTTATGGAAGCAACTTATCCATTGGCAAGAGTTTTTACAGACAAAACCAATAACCTAAATGTGTTCTTTGACGAAAGTCCCACAGCCAATCAGTTTGTACAACTCAAGGACATCGGCAAGTGTATTGTGGAGTTTTGCGAGCTTGATTTTTCGGAGTGTTTAGATGAAATAAAAAAACTCAATACCGAAATGGTATCGAGTAATTTTGAAGAGATTAAAAATAGGTTTTGGTACATCGTTGATTTATTGAAGGACAAGCACCCCTATGTGCAGTTTTTTCTTAACAGCCAAATGGTTCTGACCTTTTATGGATCGGATAAAAGCAAAGAGGAACAAGTGGATTTTATTATCCATATGTTTCATTACTATGTGGATTTGCAAAACACCTATCTCATCGCATTGGAGGTTTGCTTGTCAGATGAAATGCTGCAAGAATACACCTTGCCGGAGCGATTTTTGCTTTTCGGAAACAACTTTCCTACCTTTAATCGTTATATGCTTAGAACACGATATGGCATAGCACCCATAAGTTATGGCGAGTTTGATAAAAGCAGAGTTATCCGCTATGCTAATCCTGACGAGGTTGATATGAAAAAGGTGCTGGCTGATACCCACAGAGATAGCCAAACGCCAATTAATATGACAATTTATTTTGTCATTCAAACATTGGAGGAAATGCTGTACTTAGAGTTTATGGAAATGCTTAAGCGTGGCATTCGTATCAAGCGATGTGCTTTATGTGACAAGTATTTTGTTCTTGCCGATAAACGCAAACGGGAATACTGCGACAGGGTTTATAAGGGCAATCGTACTTGCAAGCAGATTGGTGCAAAACTGAAATTCAACAAATCCGTTGAGGGAGATGAATTTTTGCAGGAGTTCCAGACTATCTATAACCGTATGTATTCTCGCTATTACAGAATTGATGCTTGGGATAGCGATAGGCTGACAAACAAGCTTTCGGAAGAAGAATTTAAGCAATGGTCATATTTAGCATCTCAGCTACGGCTTGCATACAAGGAGGGTAATATCACAGGGAAAGAGATGATAGAACAGCTTTCTAAAAGTACAGAGTATGAAAAAGAATAGCTCAAGTACCATTTTGGTAGCTGAGCAAAGTGAGATGGCTCCTCGAAATGGGGCGCCATCTCTGCATATTTACATAGTCGTTTAATCCATAATACCAACCATCTTGTTGATGTCACCAGAGTCTGCCCCTTGGGTATCGCTGTGACCTACTGTACCACCACCCATGCTACCGATTTTGTTGCCGTTCTCGTACATATCTGCTGCGAAGGTACATTTATTCTCACCCATATCATCCACCCAGCCGAAGCCTAAGAAGTAGCTTTGCTTTTTGCCGTCTATGATTCTGGTATCGCCCATTTTAGGTTCTGCTGATATTGGAGCTGGTGGAGTGGTTGGCTTTGTAGCCGTTTGTGTGGTTGGTGTCGGGGTGTTGGGCACTTCTTCTTTTTCTGATGGCTGAGGTGGGCTGTTATCCGACGGGATAACAATTTGTTCTGCTATCAAACTGTCAGTAGGCTGACTTAGAGTGCCATTTTGACCGTTTTGGCTTGGCAGCGTCTTTGATATTTGATGCTCAACCGATGGGGGTGGGGTGTTACCCCTACTGTCATCGACAAGCACCGACACGGGGCGATCCTCGGGCTGTTGTGGCTGTTTTTGTGGCATGGTTTGGGGAGTGATTATCGTCAGAGAAAGAGCCATGAGTGTGGTTGCTGCAAGTTTAATTTTAGTTTTTTTCTTCATTTTTCTGCACCTCCATTGGCATAAAAGAATACCCACAGTTTTGAGAGTCAATCTCAGAACTGTGGGTATCATAGGTTTGTAATTCAGTTGTCAGCTCAAAGCCTAACTTAAAGCCTTGGATAAAACTCGACTTGGTTTGATAGTTACAAATCATTTCTAATGCATCAATGATTCGCAGAACACTTTTTCTGTCTTCCTTTGATAGATGGTCAATCAGTATTTTGTGATTGTCCTCTATGGAAGATTTAAGTTCGGCTAATTCTAACGGTGTGAAGAACTCGTGGTATAGGTCATCTAATCGTATTGGCATATTCTCGCCCTCCTTTGTAAGCACAAAGGATACCACAAGAAGATGGGAATAGCTACTACAAATTTACAGCTCCAAGTCTAATTGATGTTTTATATGATCCGGTAATAAAGAATTAACTGCAGAAATAGCACATGCTGAAAATTCTGCTTTGCAAGATACCATTTCCTTTAATCTACGTAAGCAGGCTGCTTCACTTATATCCCCAGATTCCAGTTCTTCTAATAAAATTTCCACCTCATGCCATACTCTAATTCGTTTTTGTTTTATATCGGTGTCCATAAAATTATATATCACACTGCTTATTTTTACTCTCTCTTGCTCATTTGGATCTGTGGATGTACAACCTATTTCATTGCCCATAAAAGACAATAAGTTTACATCACTCTTAACACATGGGTCTAATAACATAGGTTCTTCAATTTCTGTACCACCATCCGTTAAGAGTGGGCTGTTTTTTTTAAGAGGAAACCATGTTCGCTTACCACCCTCCCCTCGAGGTCGGTTTGCAAAAATACAACATGCACGGTAGTTATGTACATCATTTTTGAGCCAATGGTACCCGCATTTTTCTAAAGGGGCATTGTAATAACAGTCTTTATACTGGGCTACTTCTGATTTTGGACGAAAATGATCAATATCAACGTCAAATCCAGCAAAAAATATTTCGGTATACCAGCACTTACCATGAAAGTAATTCTTAAAGTCGATTTTTAAAGTAGGATTTTTCCATAGTTCGATTCCGTTGCCCCAATGAGCACGCTTAGCCATTAGATTAGTCGTATCTATATATCTCATTTTATATCCTCGTATAATCCCGCAATGATTTCCTTGATTTTTTCACGACGCTCGCTTAACTGGTCAAACTCAAGGTATTCTTTCTTATAAAATTCTGTCTTTCTAAAGACATTCATAAAATCATCATACAAAAAATCGATAGTGTTATTTGCAACGGGTAATGCGCCAATTTCTTTCGTCAAACGTCTAAGCTTTTGTTTTTCTTCCTGAGTAATTTCATTATTTATTAGCTTGATATATAGCAGCTGACGTTCTTGGTATTTGGTCGAAGTTTCTTTATCATACGAAGTCTTCAGTCCATAATACTCACTTTGCAAAAGCCCATCTATTCCCATGCCCATTGTATCATCGTTCGGGTCGTAAATTTTTATTTCTCCCATATTGGTTTTACCGAATATTTTAATACCTTCTTTAGGCATACCATTAATGACGAGGGGATCGTGAGTTGCAAGAAGAATTTGGGTATTAACTGCTCCTGCCACTGCACTATCTATGTAGTCTCTAATGTAATATTTCCATTTGGGATTCATGTGTGCATCAGGTTCATCTAATAGAACTAAGCATTCTTCATTCTTGCAAATGCTAAGCATTCCAAATATTTTTATGAGTTGTAATTGACCTTCACTAAAATCCATGACGTTTACGCCATCTACTCTGGTTTGAATTTTTGCGTCAAATAGAGCAGTAAGTCGTTCTAAAAAATTATATATAGAACTCTGTGGTGCATTGAAAAGACTAAGATCATCGATATCAATAATAAATTTATCATCAATTAGGGCTTTGCTTGTAGTATGGTAGAGAGCTTCCATAAACTCATTTTTTCCATCAAAATAATCTAAAATGAAGGATAATGCCTCCATCACCTTGTTTAAAGGAGCCTCAGGAGGCTCCTCTGATTTCCGTTCTCTGATAATCTCCCATCTTTTTAAGTTAAGTTCAATCCTTATTCGAATATTTTCACTTATACTCAGCTCATTCTTTATAAACCCTTTATTATTGCTATCTGTTCCAAAAAGCAATGAAATTAAATAAATAGGAATCAAATTATCTTGACAATGAATGAATTTTTTATCATATCTTGTATACGCTGAATCTACTTCCATCTCTACTGGATTTTGAGAGTAAACAAGATCTAAATTACTTAGTACGTCAGTTCTCCATGATTTTTTATATGGTGATTCGAGAATATTTACTATAGAATTTAGACTATCGTTGACACCAGAATAAAATGTCACCAATCGCATAGGAAGAATACGCAGTTCCATGCTATCAAGTTTCTTTTTTATTGTATTCAAAGCTCCTGTTTGTTCAAATAAAACCTCATTATTTTCTGACACTTTCACTGAATATAGCTTTTCTATACGAGTGATATAGACATGTTTTACAGCATGAATATACTTGATTTCAAAATCAAATCGGTATTCATTTGCAATTTTACTGGAGTAAAAAGAGCCAAAAATTCTAAGGACAGCTTCCAAAACCGATGATTTTCCTGCTCCGTTTTCGCCAATCAGGACAGTTAGACTATCCCCGGTTTCTTGAGGATAAAACTTTATTTCAAAATTGTTGAGAGCTTTAAACCCATCAATTTTTAAATATTGTATTTGCATTTATCCCCCTCCTTAAACAGTAAAAAATAAATCGTTTTTCTCATCTATCAACCCTTTTTCATATAAAACTGTTAACATTTCCATAGCATCAAGATGTTTGGACGAAGAAACACAAGATAATATTTGATTAAGTGTTGAGTTTTGATTTTCAAATATAAATCTGTATACTTGTTCTTCTAAATCAGTTTTAAATTGCTTCAAAATGTTATCCGGAATGATAGCTTGTTTTTTTACAACTCTTTTTTCTTTTGGTTGCTCTTTTAATAGTATCTCTTTCAGCAATTCCAATGCACTTTCCTCTGATGGATCGTTTGTGCCAAGCTCACCACGGAAGGCACGGGCGAGAATTGCTTTTTTCATTAGGTCGATTTTTTCGATAACGCTTGCAAGCTCTTTTGCCTGTTTTTCTTTTTCAAAAATGCTGTCGAGGATGAGGACAATTTCGGTTTGCTCGGAATGGGTTGGAATATTTAGTGTAATTGATCCTAATTCCTTGGTATTTATATTATTAATTCCAGCAGAGGATTTCGCCTTTTTAAACATTTGATTGCGCGCATCGTTTGAATTCAAATATGAAACTATAAATTTTGGAATAATGTTCGCTATAAGTTTAATCCTAATTAAGAACGAGGCATATGCATATGCCTGATCTAATTTAGGCACTAAAACACATTTGCCCACTAACTCCCTGCTTCCGTTAGATCTAATAATCAAAATATCACTTTCATGAATTTGGTTTTCTTCGTTAATATCAAAATGGGGTAAATATTTTAAATCATCAAATTTTATACCATCATTTGTAATATTAGGGATCCTCAAAACCGGCATTCCCAAATAAGAATAATCACTTTTTTCAGATGTCCCATATTTGAATTCATGCGTTACTTTAGAGAGAGTCGTCTTCACCCAACTATCCAACCCCACGCCGTTTTCCTCTCGCCATTTTGCTGTCAGCTCGCCGGTAAAAGCCTTATGCAAAATAGCGGCTTTGCGGTTTTCAAAGCTGTCAAGGGCGGTTTGTGCTTTTTCCTTTGCCTCGTCCAGTTTGCAAAACAGGCTTTCAATGCGGTCAACAATTCGCTGTTGCTCGGCAAGGGGCGGTAGAGGGATAGTAACTTCAGACATTTTACCTTTGTTTATTATTGAAATGGTTGTTGCTGATGACCTTTTCCAGAGTTCTTGAATAAAATATTCAGAGCAAGTCAAATAGTAAATAA contains the following coding sequences:
- a CDS encoding conserved hypothetical protein (Evidence 4 : Homologs of previously reported genes of unknown function); amino-acid sequence: MQIQYLKIDGFKALNNFEIKFYPQETGDSLTVLIGENGAGKSSVLEAVLRIFGSFYSSKIANEYRFDFEIKYIHAVKHVYITRIEKLYSVKVSENNEVLFEQTGALNTIKKKLDSMELRILPMRLVTFYSGVNDSLNSIVNILESPYKKSWRTDVLSNLDLVYSQNPVEMEVDSAYTRYDKKFIHCQDNLIPIYLISLLFGTDSNNKGFIKNELSISENIRIRIELNLKRWEIIRERKSEEPPEAPLNKVMEALSFILDYFDGKNEFMEALYHTTSKALIDDKFIIDIDDLSLFNAPQSSIYNFLERLTALFDAKIQTRVDGVNVMDFSEGQLQLIKIFGMLSICKNEECLVLLDEPDAHMNPKWKYYIRDYIDSAVAGAVNTQILLATHDPLVINGMPKEGIKIFGKTNMGEIKIYDPNDDTMGMGIDGLLQSEYYGLKTSYDKETSTKYQERQLLYIKLINNEITQEEKQKLRRLTKEIGALPVANNTIDFLYDDFMNVFRKTEFYKKEYLEFDQLSERREKIKEIIAGLYEDIK
- a CDS encoding conserved hypothetical protein (Evidence 4 : Homologs of previously reported genes of unknown function) produces the protein MPIRLDDLYHEFFTPLELAELKSSIEDNHKILIDHLSKEDRKSVLRIIDALEMICNYQTKSSFIQGFKLGFELTTELQTYDTHSSEIDSQNCGYSFMPMEVQKNEEKN
- a CDS encoding Type I restriction modification DNA specificity domain protein; translation: MAKLKASKKESLSFEERLEKALVADWEQPYKVPSNWVWTRLGEIGEIVTGSTPSKSNHAYYGGQFPFVKPADLDQGRYMSFASEYLSEEGKNVSRVIRKGSTSVCCIGSIGKSAYLSFEATTNQQINSIIPNINDLFIYYLTCSEYFIQELWKRSSATTISIINKGKMSEVTIPLPPLAEQQRIVDRIESLFCKLDEAKEKAQTALDSFENRKAAILHKAFTGELTAKWREENGVGLDSWVKTTLSKVTHEFKYGTSEKSDYSYLGMPVLRIPNITNDGIKFDDLKYLPHFDINEENQIHESDILIIRSNGSRELVGKCVLVPKLDQAYAYASFLIRIKLIANIIPKFIVSYLNSNDARNQMFKKAKSSAGINNINTKELGSITLNIPTHSEQTEIVLILDSIFEKEKQAKELASVIEKIDLMKKAILARAFRGELGTNDPSEESALELLKEILLKEQPKEKRVVKKQAIIPDNILKQFKTDLEEQVYRFIFENQNSTLNQILSCVSSSKHLDAMEMLTVLYEKGLIDEKNDLFFTV
- a CDS encoding conserved hypothetical protein (Evidence 4 : Homologs of previously reported genes of unknown function); protein product: MRYIDTTNLMAKRAHWGNGIELWKNPTLKIDFKNYFHGKCWYTEIFFAGFDVDIDHFRPKSEVAQYKDCYYNAPLEKCGYHWLKNDVHNYRACCIFANRPRGEGGKRTWFPLKKNSPLLTDGGTEIEEPMLLDPCVKSDVNLLSFMGNEIGCTSTDPNEQERVKISSVIYNFMDTDIKQKRIRVWHEVEILLEELESGDISEAACLRRLKEMVSCKAEFSACAISAVNSLLPDHIKHQLDLEL